Below is a window of Electrophorus electricus isolate fEleEle1 chromosome 1, fEleEle1.pri, whole genome shotgun sequence DNA.
TCTTGTTATTTTAATGACGGCATCTGTTTAGTCTAAGTATCTGTAGTAGTACAGGGTATTTTGTTAATAGTATCGATCACTATCGACCGTTTATGGCCAACTAGTACTTGGGTTGGAGGGTTTTCTTAAATCATATGTAGCAAGTATTGGCCTTAATTCGCTCAGGCCTAACAGTCAGCAGCCAGTGAACCTTTATATCCGGTTGGACTGTTGTCAAGAAAACCGAATAACCAAAACCAGGCCCAAATAAAGCAATAAACGCCCACATTCTGGATTTCATCGTTTTGATGTTTAGGCTTTAGACGAGACGAAACGAAACGAAAGGACTAAATTACGTGTTTGACTTGAATAAAGCAGACTCGGGTGTGGTCCTGTTTTTAAAAGGCAGAACATTCCAGTTCATTCCAAAGATAACGTCAAGACCTATTCTGATTTGTAATGTCATGATATTCTAAAGGACATTTTTTTACCCTCCCTACCCCGCAGGTAAAGAGGTCTTTCGGTTTATGCAGTCTACAGTTGACATACTTTGATGAGGAAAATGAAGAGGTCAGTCTGTTGACAAAGTTTTCTCAACCATAGACTGTACTCTACATGAAAACCTCATATGCACACAATTTCATAATTtgaaaaataacacatttgtcaaattgcttatttttgtaAGATACATATTGACAgtggtatttttgtttgttatagGTATCAGTCAACAGCCAGTGTAAGTAATGCATTTCTATCCACAGTATaatcaaaaagcacaaaaagacttttatttgtttggcttGTGCAAGTAAATTAGTCattcaaatgtttcttttcagtgGAGTACGAAGAGGCTCTTAAGGTAAACAACATCTGATGACCTACATTAATTTTGTCCTTGTTATATGATTATTCTTGCTAATTTTAACTTACCAAGTTAGCAACTTACTTGTTATTTGATCTATGCCAATTGCCACATTTTGTATATCTAGCCCCATTTCCATTTTGATTTGTGTAAATTCTCCTGCTACATATGTCCTACTCTCACTGCACGTGACCTACTCTCACTACATATGTCCTACTCTTACTAAACATGTCCTACTCCTATTACATATGTCCTATAAAAAGGTCTCGCACCTCAGTGACCTTTGTGTTGATCCCCCAGAGTGCAGCAAGACAGGGAAACAGGCTGCAGATGAACGTTTATGAGACCAGGGGCACCACTGGCAGAGTGCCCGGACCGGGACCGGGCCCGAGTCTGGGCCAGACCAAAGCAGGAACTCTGGCAGAGCCCAAGAAGGGCTTCCGCCCACCCCAGCACTGCCCAACGCTGGCACAGGTGGTGAGCCGAAAGGTTCAGGCAGCTGTGCCTGAGGAGGGTTCGGTAAGGATTCTTAAGCTACCGTTGTCTCAGCAACACTGATATGGCTGCTGCTGTTTCCATGGAAGCTGTCTCTAGGACACAGAATTAGGCAGCAACCAATGCCTTTGAGTCTCTCATAAATGTGGTATTAAAATCTGGTTCATTCAGTGTTGATGTCTTGAAACTGGCAAGATAATTAATTTTCTCACAAAGATACAGTATTTTATATTGCAACAAATTTGTCACTGGAAAATGAAAGGGAGTTAATTTATCTATAGTTCATAGGTTGAATGAGATGTGCTAAGTTTAATGTCAtactgtaaatatgtgtgtaattctttcttttgttcttatGTAAGTGTGCTGATTTGtagtttctgttttttaagGTGACTCTTAATGAGCTTAAGGGCAGTAAAGTGGAGGACAAGACGCCTCCTGCCTGGTTCACTTCATACATGGAAAAGGTAGGTGGATCTTAAAGGGTAGGTAGATCTTGAAAGGTGGCAGTTTTCCATATTTATCACATTTTCAGCTCTTGCGCAAACCCACTGATCATCATCTTGgtgatatttatttaaaaaaactacaTTGTCATATATcgtgtgttttttaatttcgttttttttcttttggatctTTACCCAATTTTATTGTCGCTAATTCCAGCCTGTTAGTTAGGTCTCCCTGTATTGTGTGGTTGCTACCATCTTGGACGGTAGGGTGCGTTTCCTCTGATTTAGGTAAACCTAGCCACTGCATCTCTACGAGCTGTGCTCATATAGCATGACAGGACAGTTTCAACATGCATGTAGGAGAACACTGATCACTTCATTCTGTGCAGCTGGGGTTGCAGAGTGCTGCACTGATGGACAAAGGCATGCAgggaaaaggagacagaaaCTAGGTCGTTCTGCCCACTGAGAGAGTAGTGCCAATTAGACCTAAACTCTCTTATCCACGCATGCATCGTTTGTGGGATTCGTACTATCTCCTAATGACAGAGCGATACCCCAGACAGCTGCATTAgtgttaaaaataacattcatctCATTTTTCCACATCTGTGTAACCCCACCCTTCCCATCTTCAGTTCAAGGACCAGGTTGTCCGGGAGGCAGTGGAGAAGATCTGTAGGGAGTTTTCAGGCCAGTGCTGTATCCACAAGCCTGTGGGAGCTGAAACCCAGGTCCCTGAGGTGACGTCCTCCACCCTGCCAGGAGCCCCCAGCTCTGCCCCGGCCTGCAGCAGCTGCCGTGGGCAGACTGCAGGTGGAGGCTACCAATGCAGGTGAGGCTGCTGGAAGCGCTCTCCAGGCATTGGACTGATGGACCTGACCTTAGATCTTACTGCATGCAAAATGCTTTTGTTAAGGGAACACATGGTGTTGGGTGAATCTTTTCCAGGCTCTCTTGTTTTCATTAGACATGTGAAGCTGTTTTATAAAGGCAATTTTCTCCTTATTTGGAGTACGATTGTGTTGACGTAGTTTGATATTCCCCAGTGTGTGCACGTCCTGCACTCTATGTGAGCCTTGTAGCTTCTCACACGACCCCAGCCACAACCTGGTGCGGGCCAGAACCCCTCTGTCCATCCCTGAACATGGTTCGCCAGCTCCGGATCACAGCAGGTGCATTCCCCTATTTCCCCTGTCCCCCATATTACATAATCACACtcttctacccccccccccccttttttttttttctttttttaattttattattattttttttttaagtagccTGCATACAAGTGTGTTCTTGCCGAGCTACTATGTATATTTGTGGAataaaatctacaaaaaaaagcatacatcTCACTGCCTTtgtcatatacaatatataatgaAGTCACACAGTTTAACCAGGCTCATGCACGCGTGCACGTTCAGGTTCTACAGGCGGGGGGACCGGAGCTTCCGCAAGGCGGAGAAGCAGCGTTTGAAGGCGGAGAAGCGGCAGCTGAAGGCGGAGGTGAAGGAGATCAGGAAGCAGCTGCGGATGGAGCGGAGGGGGCTGCAGTGGGGCCCCAGCGGAGACGGCAGCTCCTCCCCGGTCCTGCTACAGCCGCGTGCCACGCAAGCCAGCAGCCCAGAGTACGACCGCCCGCTCGCCCTCTCTACCATCAGCTCATAATGCCTGATTATCTAATAACCTCTGAGAAATGAACCATGAAAATCTTTCAGCCCACATCTTAAGCTGGCTGTTTGCGCTGTTTGTTCGACCGCTGCACCTCAGGCGTCCGAAGCGCCCGTGTCCCCTCGCTGTGCCCGCCATGACAGCACTGCTGCTAGACGAGAACCTGCCTGATGGGTCACGCCTGCGTCCAGGGGTCAAGTTCATCAAGTACTGGAAGATGAAGAACAGTGGCAGAATGTGCTGGAACTCGGAGACCAAAGTACACACAatgtgtctcgctctctctctcactccctctgtctctgtctctctgtgtgcgtgtgccacacacacacacgcgcgcgcgcacacacacacacacactcaaacgaatataaacacacatgcgcacactaaCATACTCACGTGCATGCAAATGCACTTACATGCACACTTTTATataaaagacacacaaatgcactcacacGCATGTCCATAAATAGTTGCAAGAAAAAAGGTTGTGTGTTCTGACCTTAAAAGACTGAATTTCTCTACTGTcctcattttcatattttctgctctttatatacataaattactgtcattaaaaacacataaaatgtgaaaaggtGTCACAGGCTCCTCTCAAGAAAGCAGCCTGAGTGTGGGTCCTCTGTGCCACTGCAGCTCAAGTTCATGTGGGGTAACCTGGCCGTGGGCTCAGGTGAGAGCTGGAGGGAGGTCCCTGTACCCATGCTGCAGTCCGGCCAGGTGGGCGTGATCAGTGTGGCCCTCTGTGCTCCGACCGTGGAGGGCACCTACACCTCCCACTGGCGCCTGGCACACAGAGGGGAGCAGTTTGGGCCGCGGGTGTGGTGCAGCATCGTCGTGGACCCACACGCTCCTACAGCCATCTCCGCTGATGGCCTGCTCATCTCTCCTTGTGCCACTCCTCAAGTAAGTCCATCAAAATAGCCTTTCTGTGCACTGTCACTGTTTCAGACTTGCAGGTGAGTTCTGCACATCTTAGAAATGGCATATTGTTAGTGGAGACCACTCCTTCAATTAATCCGTTATGGTTTGAAAAGTTAATGTGACTGTAGAAAGAGAAAGCTCTGAGATCCTGGGCTGGACTTATGCATTTTGCTAGAAGCCCAGCTCCAACCACTTACTGTGGGATCCAGAGTAGGCTTGTATCCATGGAGGCAGGAGAGTGGCAAGGTCAAGAACTCATCACAGAGTAGGGAGCTCCTCACAGCCGAGTAGGTTACTCCCCACAGAGTTGGGAACTGGCAAGTTGGGAGTATTAGCGTGAATGTAGGAGTCTAAGATGTGGTTTTCTCTCGAACGACAGTCACTGCGTTGGAGCTGAATCCTTTCCTTGTGCTTTCAGGAGAAATCAGCCCGTACcttagagagagaagagaagtgTCGAGCTGCAACCAGGGAACAGCTGCTCATTACAGTAGACCAGGACTGTGAGCAGGAATTCTACATTCCTTCAGTGGACCTCCTCACAGCCCAGGTATACCTCCTCAAACCTACTTCCACCTTAAACCTAAGGCTTGGCCAAAGTTTAGGCAGCCATCTTTGATAACCAAAATCACTTTCTTCCTTTGAAGGCTAAAGGTTTTACCATAAAGGGGGAAAGTTGTGTGGATGATAATGTAGTTACACACTGTACACCTTAGTTTGTAATTACtgttatttgatttaaaaataagattttatAGCTTAACAATGTCATTTAAAGCAAGTAGCCTGAAGCTTTTTGATCATTGTTTTAGGTAAAATAGCTTCCATTAGGCTACTCATCAGTTACATTAGTCTTGTAACTTCAGTGCAAACttaataaagtaaatgtcaAACACGGGGATCTGATCAACTACAGTTAGACTACACTTGGTGCAAAACTGTATGTATAGTGAATGAAGAGATACAGGGACTTATTCATAAAACTTCACAGTAACCATGCCATCCCAAGCAAAATATACAATACtgtatttaattattctttCTAAAGTTACCATGGCAATGATTAGCACACCAGTGTCAACTTACCACTGCATTTAATTCACCTGTGCCCAAGGTAAAAGCCAATCAAAATTGACGTGTGAATGAGACCATGCATTATATGCTTAAAAATAGTTACCCTGTCTTCTGAGTGAGGAGATACAGTATTTCAGTCTAAAACGGAGAGTTGAGTGGTTCACAAATGTCTTCCATTGCAAAACGTTACTGCTCAGGTATAAAAAGTACCCAGATAACAATAGTAAAGCTAGAGATACTTTACTCAGACATTTGCTTTAAAGGTTAAGTCAGTCAAACCTCACTAGAGTGAGAAATGAAACGGATTTACTTTCATATGTACTCAGGTACTAGAAATCCAAAAATAGAAGTAGATGTATAATGAATTAGAGGTGTCACTACACCTCCAAAAAGAATGGGGTGAAATTTGAGTTATCATGTAGTTTGAAACAGTATAAATATTTAGACATATTTATGAGTAAATTTCTGGTGAttctaaaaaattattttgaagttTAATTTCTGATTTATAAACTTATTGAGAGTTCTTTCTCCATTCTCAGAATGTGGATGAAAGCttcatcttctctttctcttataGACAAAATCTTTGTTTTCTATAGGACTGGCAAAAACATACTTTGAGCACATGCATTATAATGCTGTGTTCTACTCAAAGCCTAATTCGAACCTTGGAataaaccagcacattctatgATACAGTAGCAAAAAGGCTACATGGAAGCTGGATAAAACCTGTGCTGCTCTTATTGGtactaaaatgaataaataaacaaagtttTGCCTGTACTGGCACAAGTAGCATTAATAAGATAAACCAGAGAATGTGGGAATCTGGGGATGCTGGTTCATCACCTcttttttaatcctttttaaTCCTGCTCTGATTTACAATAAACATCTTGGTTATTTTCTCCAGTACTTTCTGACAAACTAAACCATACTTTCAGCGTTATGTGTTTACAACTACAAAGCAATGTAAACTATAAAGTTATAACTATAAAACATGTCTCAATAAACCTTTTCATGAGCAACATCGTTGTTGGTTTGGCTGTGCTCATTATGCTGCCCTCAAATGTCTAATTGGCATCTGAGAGGAACGTCAAAAAATATCTTGGTATGGTAGCAGGATTGAGAGGTGCAACAgatgtttaataaatataacttACTAAATATAAAGTGTGTATTAGTGCTTTGCAGTAAGAACATTTACCGGACTAGTGAGCTATGGCACACCGCTCAGTGTTCCGttgtgctgtgttctgctgGAGAATGTCCAACCCCTCAGCTGAAATGTAGATTTTGGTCGGTTTTGCTACATAGTCTGACTATCTGTCTGTTGGTTCTTGCCTTAAAATAAGTGCTTCAAGCAGTTAAGGAGAGTTTTGGCTAGATCTGCTGCTGTGAGCGGGGTTGGGCCAAACGCTCCCTCACCCCCTGTGGGATTGTGTAAGAATCACTTTGTATTTCATAAATCTAAACATGGTCAGAGAATACTGTTTCTTTGGATGTGTTTTGAAAAGGTAAGCTTTCACAAATGCAGTGCTAAgagcaaatgaaatgtattgAAGTAGAGtacaaatgcttaaaaatgcTGCTGAAACAGAATAGCGACGTTTTTAAGGTACTTCATGACTTCTCTCCCTTAGTTGCCAATTGTCCCACTGGTTCCCCGTCTTCTCTTTGCCTGGTTTTACTCATTTGTACTGGATGTCCTCTTATCTGTCCGGGATCTCTAGGACTTGCTGTCATTTGAGCTGCTGGACATCAACATTGTACAGGAGCTGGAGAGTGTACCAAACAATACCCCAGCTGGTATGGATTTCCAACCACACTACAGGGCTTACACTCTttatacacattacacagaTGTTACGTAAGTACTGTCAGCTTCTCAGACTGTACAGCTTGTAATATGACATGTACATTGCttgatgtaaatgtattaaattaaattaaattaaaatggcaGTTTTAACCAAAGCGTTATAAACATGTGTTTATGTGACTGGAGATCAAGAAGAGATGATGCAGAGAGTAATGATAATTTTGAAGCCAAGAGGGTGAAATTTTAATCTAACTCCAGTAATCTCCATGGTTCTCTTATCCTGTTTGTATGTAGATCTTACTCCATGCATCTCCCCTCTGCCCCAAGATGCACTGCTTCAGGAAAAGGACCCTCTAGGGCTGGTCCAAGAAGAGGCAGAAGCCCAAGGAGTCAGTAGTATTCTGGGTAAGACAAACAAACTTGTGTTCATTGGTGCCAGTTGTGTTCACACTAAATATacatttgtgggtttttttttttttttttgtattttcagaTTAATTTAGTTTTGATTAGTTTGGATTTTAGATTAGTTTATTACCTAAAAGACAATTTTAACATCGCAGGTGTATATAGACAATTACATGTTTACGATTCAGAACCAACATCTGTACTTAATGTTGTACTGGGGTATTTAGGTAATGTTAACTAGCATTATTGCAAAGggaaacaaatccaaaaattaCTGCCACATGCAGAAGGATTCTGCTTGATAGGGTAATGATGCAATAGAGTAATGTTGTATGCTTGAATAAGATGGGGTTATTAATATAGTATGCTGGAAAAAGTAATAGAGTTTGCATGTAGGCTGTTACATGAAGTACCATGAATTACCACTCATATAACAACCTATATGACTGGTAACATACTTGGTGGGGTAGTTGGCAACACTGGCTCCAACTCATTCAATTATGTTTTTAGTTTATTGTAGCTTTGAGTGTACTAATGGTACTAATAAATCAGTTCATATCTCTAACATATTCTCCTGACTATAGCCTGAGAACCtctaataaaaatgtcaaaaatgtggAGTTTgcgtttaatttaaaaaaaaaaaaatcagtagcAGAATTGGTAATCACAATAGTCCAGCTGCAAATTAAGTCTGATTTTTGTAGCAATctacatgcttttattttaacaacttGAATCAGCTTTTGTGGTATGTGGTACTTATCTGTGGTACCCTAACATTGCGGGTGTGTGAAGAGTTCTTGGCTACACAGGAGTTTCCTGTGGTATGGttcctggttgtgtgtgttttca
It encodes the following:
- the nbr1b gene encoding next to BRCA1 gene 1 protein isoform X3, encoding MDFYISLKVNFRGNAKSFLLSGSETKSWESMEAMVKRSFGLCSLQLTYFDEENEEVSVNSQLEYEEALKSAARQGNRLQMNVYETRGTTGRVPGPGPGPSLGQTKAGTLAEPKKGFRPPQHCPTLAQVVSRKVQAAVPEEGSVTLNELKGSKVEDKTPPAWFTSYMEKFKDQVVREAVEKICREFSGQCCIHKPVGAETQVPEVTSSTLPGAPSSAPACSSCRGQTAGGGYQCSVCTSCTLCEPCSFSHDPSHNLVRARTPLSIPEHGSPAPDHSRFYRRGDRSFRKAEKQRLKAEKRQLKAEVKEIRKQLRMERRGLQWGPSGDGSSSPVLLQPRATQASSPERPKRPCPLAVPAMTALLLDENLPDGSRLRPGVKFIKYWKMKNSGRMCWNSETKLKFMWGNLAVGSGESWREVPVPMLQSGQVGVISVALCAPTVEGTYTSHWRLAHRGEQFGPRVWCSIVVDPHAPTAISADGLLISPCATPQEKSARTLEREEKCRAATREQLLITVDQDCEQEFYIPSVDLLTAQDLLSFELLDINIVQELESVPNNTPADALLQEKDPLGLVQEEAEAQGVSSILDVTQGPELGGVPAQEKGEEDIIGPRFASESVIRSLTLGEVLDPSILHGRCPNKVLRPAPQGSVSLCDWKLEKVEKVTDSREVPVLEPHKADSGGVHITPPHAPTERTPAPTPPLTGPGDQLTNDEGSESDIERILVDPAGGERFEEEESGEKKKKKKKEKKSGEEEGAKDGEEEEESRSRTSSASSEDYIIILPDCFDTSRPLGESMYSSALSQPGDDEPVGMDQPDPTLTPTLTPELCSAGDMHTSINANDMLCASQTLDSVPLIPVVVVTPRALDKSSSKPEEEAEPIETLQDAESQKLEEKDGQEPHEPVSGLSEPGSSCTTANSEIQELRANSITGGLVKGALSVAASAYKALFTGQPGPSQLPEEAATQDAMMAVLVEMGFGDRALNQRLLQKHGRNLLDVVNELVHTQDNDCLQKEEDVAVRLNCV
- the nbr1b gene encoding next to BRCA1 gene 1 protein isoform X1; amino-acid sequence: MDFYISLKVNFRGNAKSFLLSGSETKSWESMEAMVKRSFGLCSLQLTYFDEENEEVSVNSQLEYEEALKSAARQGNRLQMNVYETRGTTGRVPGPGPGPSLGQTKAGTLAEPKKGFRPPQHCPTLAQVVSRKVQAAVPEEGSVTLNELKGSKVEDKTPPAWFTSYMEKFKDQVVREAVEKICREFSGQCCIHKPVGAETQVPEVTSSTLPGAPSSAPACSSCRGQTAGGGYQCSVCTSCTLCEPCSFSHDPSHNLVRARTPLSIPEHGSPAPDHSRFYRRGDRSFRKAEKQRLKAEKRQLKAEVKEIRKQLRMERRGLQWGPSGDGSSSPVLLQPRATQASSPERPKRPCPLAVPAMTALLLDENLPDGSRLRPGVKFIKYWKMKNSGRMCWNSETKLKFMWGNLAVGSGESWREVPVPMLQSGQVGVISVALCAPTVEGTYTSHWRLAHRGEQFGPRVWCSIVVDPHAPTAISADGLLISPCATPQEKSARTLEREEKCRAATREQLLITVDQDCEQEFYIPSVDLLTAQDLLSFELLDINIVQELESVPNNTPADLTPCISPLPQDALLQEKDPLGLVQEEAEAQGVSSILDVTQGPELGGVPAQEKGEEDIIGPRFASESVIRSLTLGEVLDPSILHGRCPNKVLRPAPQGSVSLCDWKLEKVEKVTDSREVPVLEPHKADSGGVHITPPHAPTERTPAPTPPLTGPGDQLTNDEGSESDIERILVDPAGGERFEEEESGEKKKKKKKEKKSGEEEGAKDGEEEEESRSRTSSASSEDYIIILPDCFDTSRPLGESMYSSALSQPGDDEPVGMDQPDPTLTPTLTPELCSAGDMHTSINANDMLCASQTLDSVPLIPVVVVTPRALDKSSSKPEEEAEPIETLQDAESQKLEEKDGQEPHEPVSGLSEPGSSCTTANSEIQELRANSITGGLVKGALSVAASAYKALFTGQPGPSQLPEEAATQDAMMAVLVEMGFGDRALNQRLLQKHGRNLLDVVNELVHTQDNDCLQKEEDVAVRLNCV
- the nbr1b gene encoding next to BRCA1 gene 1 protein isoform X2, with the translated sequence MDFYISLKVNFRGNAKSFLLSGSETKSWESMEAMVKRSFGLCSLQLTYFDEENEEVSVNSQLEYEEALKSAARQGNRLQMNVYETRGTTGRVPGPGPGPSLGQTKAGTLAEPKKGFRPPQHCPTLAQVVSRKVQAAVPEEGSVTLNELKGSKVEDKTPPAWFTSYMEKFKDQVVREAVEKICREFSGQCCIHKPVGAETQVPEVTSSTLPGAPSSAPACSSCRGQTAGGGYQCSVCTSCTLCEPCSFSHDPSHNLVRARTPLSIPEHGSPAPDHSRFYRRGDRSFRKAEKQRLKAEKRQLKAEVKEIRKQLRMERRGLQWGPSGDGSSSPVLLQPRATQASSPERPKRPCPLAVPAMTALLLDENLPDGSRLRPGVKFIKYWKMKNSGRMCWNSETKLKFMWGNLAVGSGESWREVPVPMLQSGQVGVISVALCAPTVEGTYTSHWRLAHRGEQFGPRVWCSIVVDPHAPTAISADGLLISPCATPQEKSARTLEREEKCRAATREQLLITVDQDCEQEFYIPSVDLLTAQDLLSFELLDINIVQELESVPNNTPADLTPCISPLPQDALLQEKDPLGLVQEEAEAQGVSSILDVTQGPELGGVPAQEKGEEDIIGPRFASESVIRSLTLGEVLDPSILHGRCPNKVLRPAPQGSVSLCDWKLEKVEKVTDSREVPVLEPHKADSGGVHITPPHAPTERTPAPTPPLTGPGDQLTNDEGSESDIERILVDPAGGERFEEEESGEKKKKKKKEKKSGEEEGAKDGEEEEESRSRTSSASSEDYIIILPDCFDTSRPLGESMYSSALSQPGDDEPVGMDQPDPTLTPTLTPELCSAGDMHTSINANDMLCASQTLDSVPLIPVVVVTPRALDKSSSKPEEEAEPIETLQDAESQKLEEKDGQEPHEPVSGLSEPGSSCTTANSEIQELRANSITGGLVKGALSVAASAYKALFTGQPGPSQLPEEAATQDAMMAVLVEMGFGDRALNQRLLQKHGRNLLDVVNELVHTQDNDWYTARY